The Metabacillus schmidteae nucleotide sequence TTTTGATTTATTTGATCAATAACTGAAAGTATGGGCTCATCCTTTGCGTCCTGTTCATATGAAAACAAGTCTAACTGCTTAACAGCATCATCTTTTTCAACTAAATCCTGTCCCGTAATACCCAATAATCGAATTGGCTCTTCATTCCAATGAGCAAAAAAGAGGTCGACTGCTTCTTGGAATATCTCTTTTTCTTCCCCAATGGGATTTTTTAGCTTTTTACTTCTCGTAATGGTCTTTAAATTTCCATAGCGAATTGTTACGAACACTTTCGTTGCAAGAACTTCTTTTCGCTTCATTCGATTCGACACTGAAAGAGATAATTTTCTTAAGACCTCTCTTATTTCATTCTCATTTGTTGTATTTTTAGCTAAGGTGGTAGAATTTCCAATGCTTTTGAAATCGTATATTGAATTAGGATTTACTACTCTATTATCAACACCGTTTGCTTTTTGAATTAGCCTTTCCCCATTAACGCCTAATAGTTTTTTTATTTGTTCCTCATTAGCATGGGCCAAATCATAAATTGTATGTACACCTATTGTGTGAAGCTTTTCAGCAGTCTTCTCTCCAACTCCATGCATTTCATGGACGGGGAGAGGCCATAAAACGTCCGGCATATCCCTTTTCCTTAGGATTGTAATTCCAAGAGGCTTTTTCATATTTGAAGCCATCTTAGCTAAAAATTTATTTGGAGCAATACCGATACTACATGGTAATAACAATTCCTCGATTAATCGGTCCTGGATCAATTTCGCAATTTCCAAAGGCCTTGAGCCTTCAAATTCACTTAAATCGATATATCCCTCATCAATAGAAACAGGTTCTACTAAATGAGTGTATTCTCTTAGTAATTCAAACATCGCTTGTGAGGCTTTACGGTATCGTTCAAAGTTCGGCTTTCGAATGATAAGATCCGGACAAAGTCTACGTGCTTCCCAAAGCGGCATTGTTGCCTTAACACCTTTGGCACGCGCTTCATAGCTGCATGTCACGATAATTCCCTTTCTTTCTTCTACATTCCCAGCAATCGCTAAAGGCTTGTCTTTTAAAGAAGGATCATACGCCATTTCCACAGACGCATAAAAGCTATTCATATCAACGTGAAGGATAACTCTTCGATTTACAATCTGCT carries:
- a CDS encoding DNA polymerase IV, whose amino-acid sequence is MVNRRVILHVDMNSFYASVEMAYDPSLKDKPLAIAGNVEERKGIIVTCSYEARAKGVKATMPLWEARRLCPDLIIRKPNFERYRKASQAMFELLREYTHLVEPVSIDEGYIDLSEFEGSRPLEIAKLIQDRLIEELLLPCSIGIAPNKFLAKMASNMKKPLGITILRKRDMPDVLWPLPVHEMHGVGEKTAEKLHTIGVHTIYDLAHANEEQIKKLLGVNGERLIQKANGVDNRVVNPNSIYDFKSIGNSTTLAKNTTNENEIREVLRKLSLSVSNRMKRKEVLATKVFVTIRYGNLKTITRSKKLKNPIGEEKEIFQEAVDLFFAHWNEEPIRLLGITGQDLVEKDDAVKQLDLFSYEQDAKDEPILSVIDQINQKYGDQLVKRGVKGEKKEAPTPGTSFSKDFFT